Genomic window (bacterium):
TGGCGGCGCCCACGATGGCGGATTCCGAAATGGGTGTATCGATCACCCGCTCTTCACCGAATTTTTCTTGAAGGCCTGCGGTGACCTTGAACGCTCCGCCGTAAGCCCCCACATCTTCACCCAGCACAAACACCCGTGGATCCGCTTCCATTTCCTCAAACAGGGCCTGACGAATTGCTTCCAGGTAAGTAATCGTGGTCATACTCGAAACACACCGGTGGACGTATCTTCGGACGACGGCAACGGAGACTCAAGCGCTTCCTTCTTCGCTTGTTCCAGGATCTGTTGAATCTTGTTTTCCATCTCAGAAAGCTCAGCAGCAGTAAACACTTTTTGATCCAGCAGGGAGTGAACGTAATGGTCTACCGGATCTTTTTTTCGCCATTCTTCGAAGATTGCACGCGGAACATATTTCGAAGGGTCATCGTGTTCGGCATGTCCTTTTACTCGAAAAGTTTTGCATTCCATCAAGAAAGGTCCTTCCCCTTCCAGACAAAGAGCGCGCGCTTTGCGAGTTGCTTCGTACACAGCAACCACATCGTTTCCATCTACAATCGCATACTGAATTCCGTATCCAACAGCGCGTTGTGCCAGATCCGCAATTCTCGATTGCCTGGTCACAGGAGTTGAAAAAGCGTACTGATTGTTTTCAATCACACATATAAATGGCAGGCGTTGCACAGCTGCGAAATTCATTCCTTCGTGGAAATCGCCGGTCGATGCGCCACCGTCGCCTATGTAAGTTAAAGCCACCCGCTTCCTTTTTTGCATTCGACCTGCAAGAGCTACACCTGCCATGATGGGAATCAGCGGACCCAGAATGCTGATCGGCGCTACTGTGCCGCGCTCGATTTCTCCGAAATGAAGCGTTGTATCCTTCCCTTTTGTAGGACCGTCCACGCGAGCAAGATACTGGCAAAAAATATCTTTCGGTGTGTAGCCCTTGATCAAAACAGTCGCGATGTTTCGAATCACTGGACTGACAACATCTTCTTTTTCCAGAGCGTACGTCGTTCCAACTGAGATGGATTCCTGACCAAGACTGCTGTAGAGGCCTCCCGAAATCTTTCCTTCCTTGAACAGACCGACTAGATGCTCTTCCAATCTTCTGGTTAGAAGCATGTAGTAGAGCAGGTCGAATTGTTGTTCTTTTGTCAAAACCGGCATGTGACGATTGTACCAGCAGACAGTCTGATTGCGATTTTAACCGCCAAGACGCCAAGCCGCCAAGAAATCCCATTGAGTAACTGATCATTTTCGGTTAAAACTATGTATCTGTTTTTTCTCAGGAGGTTCGATGCGTAAATTTTTTCTTTTCCTTACCCTCATGGTGTTGGGCACATTCAGCCCGGTTCACGCTGCTTCAAAAGGGGGATGCATACCGGGCACCTACCTGGTTCTAGAAGGCAGCGGTACGCAAAGTCTCTGGACTTTCTCGAAAGACGGCACGATTCAGACTGCGAGCTCAGCCCAGGGGTCACTCAATTTCAGTGACGCGCATGGTGCGTGGAAACAGACCCGAAGTCGAGTAGCAATAGCCACGTTTATCGATTTCAATTACGGTGGCGCGGACAACGGCGGGTTTCCGCCCACCAGCATCGCGAGAGTGGATGCTGAGTTATCCTTTTCTAAAAAATGCGTCACGGTTGCAGGAAGTTTTGAGCTGCGTTTTTTTGATCCTGAAACCGAGGATCCGCTGGATCCATCCACAGACACAGGAGGATCACTCTCGGATACATTCACCGGACGGCGTGTCACTGTTCCCTAAAGTGTTTCCCGTTGGTCCGCATGGACGTCGCCTTCGGCTTTTCAAAGCGCCCTCCGGTCACTTTTATCTTCTCTGAGCAAGCGCCCAGGAATAGAATTGAAACCGATGAGAATCTTAACTGCGATCCTATTTGTTTCCCTGATGTTTGTTTCTAGCTGCGGAGAACGAAAAGTGACCGTCACGCCGGTTCCGGACGAGCCCAAAGAGGAACAGGCTTCTGTTGTCCCTGAGAAAGCATCGGTTGATTTCGCACCGGTTGCACAAATGCTGAGTCGGAGTTGCGCGCCTTGCCACAATCCCGGTGGAAAAATGTATGCGAGCCTGCCCTTTGATAACCCGGAAATTGTGAGCTCTCACGGACCCTCCATCCTGGGACGAATCAAAGCGCCTGAAGATCATCAATTACTGGAATCCTGGTTGGCGGCAAAAAAGCCCTGAAAAATATTGCAAATTGCTGACGTTATTGTCGTAGGAGGAGGGGCGGCAGGACTCTTCGCAGGGATCTGGGCTGCCAGAAAAAATCCGGATGCCCGCATTGTTGTTCTGGATGGAGCGAAACGAATCGGCGCAAAGATACTGATAGCAGGCGGCGGGCGATGCAATGTTGCCCATCACCAGGTGGATGAAAAAGCATTTGCCGGTTCTTCCCCTGCGGCGATCCGCAAAATCTTGCGACGCTTTGAAGTCGAACAAACTGTGGCATTCTTCCAATCACTCGGTGTAGAGCTCAAGCGCGAATCCACGGGCAAGCTGTTCCCGGTTTCAGATCGCGCAAAAACGGTGTTGGATGCGCTTTTGCGTGCGGCCGAATCCGCCAACGTTGCAATTCTCACTTCCCATAAAGTTCGCTCTGTAATTCGCAATGAGCGCGGTTTTGCTGTGTTGGGAGACTGGGGAGAATTTCTTACAGGAAAAGTTGTTCTTGCGACAGGTGGAAAAAGTGTGCCGCAAACCGGCTCAGATGGCTCCGGTTATAGCATTGCCACTTCTTTTTGTCACACGCTTACTGAAAGGATTTTCCCCGGACTTGTTCCCTTGATTCTTCCACCGGATCATTTTATCCGCGCCCTGGCCGGCATCTCTGCGGATGTTGAAATGCAGGTGTCATCCGGATCCGGACGCGCCTTGAAAACATATCGCAACTCGATTCTCTGCACCCATTTTGGGATTTCAGGTCCGGCCGTGCTGGATATCAGCCGCTACTATCTGGATGAAGTCCAGAACGATCCTCATACAACGCTGATCGTTAACTGGTTGCCGGAAAAATCAACTGATCAGATTCAAATGGATTTGCGGAAGTTGAACAGATCCAGCGTGCTTTCCTGGATGCGCCGAAACTTGCCGGAGAGGCTCGCGCGCTCCTTGTGCGAATTTTGTGGCGTGCCAGGAGAAACGCCCGGCTATCGTCTAGCCCGTGAAGATCGAGTGAAACTTGTTCAGTTTCTAACGCGCATGAATTTGCCTGTTACCGGCGATCGTGGATTTCAATATGCCGAAGTAACAGCAGGCGGTGTGCCGTTGAAGGAATTGAATCTGAGCACCCTGGAATCGCGGTTATGTCCCGGACTCTATCTTTGCGGCGAAATCTGCGATGTGGATGGCCGGATCGGCGGTTTCAATTTTCAATGGGCATGGGCAAGCGGATACGTCGCCGGAATTTCGATCGGAGTCTAAAATAAGGGATAGTGAAAAAAACAATTTTCGTTCTCGCTGGTCTTTTCCTTTGGTTAAACACGGGATTCACCAACGGTGTGCCTGCCATACCGGAATTGGACAGAGTTCGATTGGCAGAAGCATTTCGGCTTGCAGATGCATTGAACGGAAAACTGTGGAGAGACTGGGACAAAGCTCCGTTTGCCGTTCTTTTGATTACTCCTGAATACGAATTTCTGATTCGTCATCCGCAGCCTTCCGCCGATTTTCTACCGCTGGGTAATGACAATTTGCTTGGTTCGGAAGTGCGTTATCGCGTTCGAACACAGCCGCTCCATTTTCTTGCAACAT
Coding sequences:
- a CDS encoding thiamine pyrophosphate-dependent dehydrogenase E1 component subunit alpha, with product MPVLTKEQQFDLLYYMLLTRRLEEHLVGLFKEGKISGGLYSSLGQESISVGTTYALEKEDVVSPVIRNIATVLIKGYTPKDIFCQYLARVDGPTKGKDTTLHFGEIERGTVAPISILGPLIPIMAGVALAGRMQKRKRVALTYIGDGGASTGDFHEGMNFAAVQRLPFICVIENNQYAFSTPVTRQSRIADLAQRAVGYGIQYAIVDGNDVVAVYEATRKARALCLEGEGPFLMECKTFRVKGHAEHDDPSKYVPRAIFEEWRKKDPVDHYVHSLLDQKVFTAAELSEMENKIQQILEQAKKEALESPLPSSEDTSTGVFRV
- a CDS encoding NAD(P)/FAD-dependent oxidoreductase, whose translation is MQIADVIVVGGGAAGLFAGIWAARKNPDARIVVLDGAKRIGAKILIAGGGRCNVAHHQVDEKAFAGSSPAAIRKILRRFEVEQTVAFFQSLGVELKRESTGKLFPVSDRAKTVLDALLRAAESANVAILTSHKVRSVIRNERGFAVLGDWGEFLTGKVVLATGGKSVPQTGSDGSGYSIATSFCHTLTERIFPGLVPLILPPDHFIRALAGISADVEMQVSSGSGRALKTYRNSILCTHFGISGPAVLDISRYYLDEVQNDPHTTLIVNWLPEKSTDQIQMDLRKLNRSSVLSWMRRNLPERLARSLCEFCGVPGETPGYRLAREDRVKLVQFLTRMNLPVTGDRGFQYAEVTAGGVPLKELNLSTLESRLCPGLYLCGEICDVDGRIGGFNFQWAWASGYVAGISIGV